A single genomic interval of Streptomyces sp. NBC_00663 harbors:
- a CDS encoding GNAT family N-acetyltransferase translates to MRFPGHGHRRHPDDDLLIGPLDLSARVDEALAVQAIAFGLGADEVAVRRQIVLRHMTYPGARALGATVADRLVGFVYGMPNDRAHWWSTVVEPYLRAQGHEAWLDDSFVITELHVHPHYQNRGVGRSLITTITDGATEPRSILSAIDTDSPARGLYHSLGYQDLARQVLFPSAPKPYAVMGAPLPLRHR, encoded by the coding sequence ATGCGATTCCCCGGTCACGGACACCGCCGCCACCCCGACGACGACCTCCTGATCGGCCCCCTGGACCTCTCCGCCCGCGTCGACGAGGCCCTCGCCGTCCAGGCCATCGCCTTCGGACTCGGCGCGGACGAGGTCGCCGTACGCCGCCAGATCGTCCTGCGCCATATGACGTACCCCGGCGCGAGGGCGCTCGGCGCCACCGTCGCGGACCGTCTCGTCGGCTTCGTCTACGGCATGCCCAACGACCGCGCCCACTGGTGGTCCACGGTCGTGGAACCGTACCTCCGCGCCCAGGGACACGAGGCCTGGCTGGACGACTCCTTCGTGATCACGGAGCTGCACGTCCACCCGCACTACCAGAACCGCGGAGTCGGCCGCTCCCTGATCACCACGATCACCGACGGCGCCACCGAACCCCGCTCGATCCTCTCCGCGATCGACACGGACAGCCCGGCCCGCGGCCTCTACCACTCCCTCGGCTACCAGGACCTGGCCCGCCAGGTCCTCTTCCCGAGCGCCCCGAAGCCGTACGCCGTGATGGGCGCCCCCCTGCCGTTGCGCCACCGTTAA
- a CDS encoding GNAT family N-acetyltransferase: MLTQTTSRVLEPSDLDAALAVLDREPVVNAFVTSRVKVAGLDPWRLGGEMWGWYEDGLLTSLCYAGANLVPICATPRAVRAFADRARRAGRRCSSIVGPVEATSELWRLLEPSWGPAREIRSHQPLMVTDRLSTDIAPDPYVRRIRKDEMETIMPACVAMFTEEVGVSPLAGDGGLLYQARVAELVGAGRSFARLDADGKVVFKAEIGAATDRACQIQGVWVAPEYRGQGYAAPGMSAVLRYALADVAPVVSLYVNDFNTAARRTYRRVGFEEVGAFMSVLF; the protein is encoded by the coding sequence GTGTTGACCCAGACGACCTCCCGGGTCCTCGAACCGAGCGACCTGGACGCCGCGCTCGCCGTCCTCGACCGCGAGCCGGTCGTGAACGCCTTCGTGACGTCCCGCGTAAAGGTCGCCGGCCTCGACCCCTGGCGGCTCGGCGGCGAGATGTGGGGCTGGTACGAGGACGGCCTGCTGACCTCCCTCTGCTACGCCGGCGCCAACCTCGTCCCCATCTGCGCCACCCCGAGAGCCGTGCGCGCCTTCGCCGACCGGGCCCGCCGGGCGGGTCGGCGCTGCTCCTCCATCGTCGGCCCCGTCGAAGCCACCTCGGAGCTGTGGCGTCTCCTCGAACCCAGCTGGGGCCCCGCCCGCGAGATCCGCTCCCATCAGCCCCTGATGGTCACCGACCGGCTGTCCACCGACATCGCCCCGGATCCCTACGTCCGCCGCATCCGCAAGGACGAGATGGAGACGATCATGCCGGCGTGCGTGGCGATGTTCACCGAGGAGGTGGGCGTCTCCCCGCTGGCCGGCGACGGTGGCCTCCTCTACCAGGCCCGGGTCGCCGAACTCGTGGGCGCCGGCCGCTCGTTCGCCCGCCTCGACGCGGACGGCAAGGTCGTCTTCAAGGCGGAGATCGGCGCCGCGACCGACCGCGCCTGCCAGATCCAGGGAGTCTGGGTGGCCCCCGAGTACCGCGGCCAGGGCTACGCGGCCCCCGGCATGTCGGCGGTCCTGCGCTACGCCCTCGCGGACGTCGCCCCCGTGGTCAGCCTCTACGTCAACGACTTCAACACGGCGGCGCGGCGCACGTACCGACGCGTGGGCTTCGAAGAGGTCGGCGCGTTCATGAGCGTCCTGTTCTGA
- the ispG gene encoding flavodoxin-dependent (E)-4-hydroxy-3-methylbut-2-enyl-diphosphate synthase, with protein MTAISLGMPSVPTRVAERRQSRQIQVGTVAVGGDAPVSVQSMTTTRTSDIGATLQQIAELTASGCQIVRVACPTQDDADALSTIAKKSQIPVIADIHFQPKYVFAAIEAGCAAVRVNPGNIKQFDDKVKEIAKAARDHGTPIRIGVNAGSLDRRLLQKYGKATPEALVESALWEASLFEEHDFRDIKISVKHNDPVVMIEAYKQLAAQCDYPLHLGVTEAGPAFQGTIKSAVAFGALLSQGIGDTIRVSLSAPPVEEVKVGNQILESLNLKQRGLEIVSCPSCGRAQVDVYKLAEEVTAGLTGMEVPLRVAVMGCVVNGPGEAREADLGVASGNGKGQIFVKGEVIKTVPESKIVETLIEEAMKLAEQMEADGVASGEPSVAVAG; from the coding sequence ATGACTGCGATTTCTCTCGGCATGCCGTCCGTTCCGACCAGGGTTGCCGAGCGCCGCCAGAGCCGGCAGATCCAGGTCGGCACCGTCGCGGTCGGCGGCGACGCCCCGGTCTCCGTCCAGTCGATGACCACGACCCGTACGTCCGACATCGGCGCGACCCTCCAGCAGATCGCCGAGCTGACGGCGTCCGGCTGCCAGATCGTGCGCGTGGCGTGCCCGACCCAGGACGACGCGGACGCCCTGTCGACGATCGCCAAGAAGTCCCAGATCCCCGTCATCGCGGACATCCACTTCCAGCCGAAGTACGTCTTCGCCGCCATCGAGGCCGGCTGCGCCGCGGTCCGCGTGAACCCCGGCAACATCAAGCAGTTCGACGACAAGGTCAAGGAGATCGCGAAGGCCGCGCGCGACCACGGCACCCCGATCCGCATCGGCGTCAACGCGGGCTCTCTCGACCGCCGCCTGCTCCAGAAGTACGGCAAGGCGACCCCCGAAGCCCTCGTCGAGTCCGCCCTCTGGGAGGCGTCGCTCTTCGAGGAGCACGACTTCCGGGACATCAAGATCTCGGTCAAGCACAACGACCCGGTCGTCATGATCGAGGCGTACAAGCAGCTCGCCGCCCAGTGCGACTACCCCCTCCACCTCGGCGTCACCGAGGCGGGCCCGGCGTTCCAGGGCACGATCAAGAGCGCGGTGGCCTTCGGCGCCCTCCTCTCCCAGGGCATCGGCGACACGATCCGCGTGTCGCTGAGCGCGCCCCCCGTGGAGGAGGTCAAGGTCGGCAACCAGATCCTGGAGTCCCTCAACCTCAAGCAGCGCGGCCTGGAGATCGTCTCCTGCCCGTCCTGCGGCCGCGCCCAGGTCGACGTCTACAAGCTGGCCGAAGAGGTCACGGCCGGCCTCACCGGCATGGAGGTCCCCCTCCGCGTCGCCGTCATGGGCTGCGTGGTGAACGGCCCCGGCGAGGCCCGCGAGGCAGACCTCGGCGTCGCCTCCGGCAACGGCAAGGGCCAGATCTTCGTCAAGGGCGAGGTCATCAAGACGGTCCCCGAGTCCAAGATCGTCGAGACCCTCATCGAGGAGGCCATGAAGCTGGCCGAACAGATGGAGGCGGACGGCGTGGCCTCGGGCGAGCCGTCGGTGGCAGTGGCGGGCTGA
- a CDS encoding M50 family metallopeptidase, producing MFILGIAVFALGLLVSIAWHELGHLSTAKLFGIRVPQYMVGFGPTIYSRKKGDTEYGFKAIPFGGYIRMIGMFPPGPDGRLEARSTSPWRGMIEDARSAAFEELQPGDEDRLFYTRKPWKRVIVMFAGPFMNLILAIGLFLTVLMGFGIQQQTTDVASVSPCVISQSENRDTCKKTDKASPAAAAGMKKGDKIVSFAGVKTDDWNTLSDLIRDSAGKTVPIVVDRDGKQVSLQAKIATNLVAKKDSSGAYVQGEYVKAGFLGFSAATGVVKQDFGESVTWMTDRVGDAIDSLAALPSKIPALWDAAFGDGPREPDSPMGVVGAARVGGEIATLDIPASQQLAMFVMLLAGFNLSLFLFNMLPLLPLDGGHIAGALWEALRRNLARLFRRPDPGPFDVAKLMPVAYVVAGIFVCFTILVLIADVVNPVRIS from the coding sequence ATGTTCATCCTCGGCATAGCGGTCTTCGCGCTCGGACTCCTCGTCTCGATCGCGTGGCACGAGCTCGGCCACCTCTCCACGGCCAAGCTCTTCGGCATCCGCGTGCCCCAGTACATGGTCGGCTTCGGCCCGACCATCTACTCGAGGAAGAAGGGCGACACCGAGTACGGGTTCAAGGCCATCCCGTTCGGCGGCTACATCCGCATGATCGGCATGTTCCCGCCCGGCCCGGACGGCCGCCTGGAAGCCCGCTCCACCTCACCGTGGCGCGGCATGATCGAGGACGCCCGCTCGGCCGCCTTCGAGGAGCTCCAGCCCGGCGACGAGGACCGCCTCTTCTACACGCGCAAGCCGTGGAAGCGGGTCATCGTGATGTTCGCGGGCCCGTTCATGAACCTGATCCTCGCGATCGGCCTGTTCCTGACGGTCCTGATGGGCTTCGGCATCCAGCAGCAGACCACCGACGTCGCCTCGGTCTCCCCGTGCGTGATCTCCCAGAGCGAGAACCGCGACACCTGCAAGAAGACCGACAAGGCGTCCCCCGCCGCGGCGGCCGGCATGAAGAAGGGCGACAAGATCGTCTCCTTCGCCGGGGTGAAGACGGACGACTGGAACACGCTCTCCGACCTCATCCGCGACAGCGCCGGCAAGACGGTCCCGATCGTCGTCGACCGCGACGGCAAGCAGGTCTCCCTCCAGGCGAAGATCGCCACCAACCTCGTGGCGAAGAAGGACTCCAGCGGGGCCTACGTCCAGGGCGAGTACGTCAAGGCCGGCTTCCTCGGCTTCAGCGCCGCCACCGGCGTCGTCAAACAGGACTTCGGCGAGTCGGTGACCTGGATGACGGACCGCGTCGGCGACGCGATCGACTCCCTCGCCGCCCTGCCCTCCAAGATCCCGGCCCTGTGGGACGCGGCCTTCGGCGACGGCCCCCGCGAACCCGACTCCCCGATGGGCGTGGTCGGCGCGGCCAGGGTCGGCGGCGAGATCGCCACCCTCGACATCCCCGCGTCGCAGCAGCTGGCGATGTTCGTGATGCTGCTGGCCGGCTTCAACCTCTCCCTGTTCCTCTTCAACATGCTCCCGCTGCTGCCGCTGGACGGCGGCCACATCGCGGGCGCCCTGTGGGAGGCCCTGCGCCGCAACCTGGCCAGGCTCTTCCGCCGCCCCGACCCGGGCCCGTTCGACGTGGCGAAGCTGATGCCGGTCGCCTACGTCGTGGCGGGAATCTTTGTCTGCTTCACGATCCTGGTCCTGATCGCGGACGTGGTTAACCCGGTGAGAATCTCCTAG
- the dxr gene encoding 1-deoxy-D-xylulose-5-phosphate reductoisomerase gives MSDSPAPRGRGPEAPSAPRRHARVLADPHLVYDPVAGDGPKDVVILGSTGSIGTQAIDLVLRNPDRFRVTALSANGGRVSLLAEQAHRLRVRTVAVAREDVVPALRESLQARYGTGEPLPEILAGPDAATQVAASDCHTVLNGITGSIGLAPTLAALEAGRTLALANKESLIVGGPLVKALAEPGQIIPVDSEHAALFQALASGTRADVRKLVVTASGGPFRGRTKEELAHVSVEDALAHPTWAMGPVITINSATLVNKGLEVIEAHLLYDIPFDRIEVVVHPQSYVHSMVEFTDGSTIAQATPPDMRGPIAIGLGWPERVPDAAPAFDWSKASTWEFFPLDNDAFPSVNLARHVGELAGTAPAVFNAANEECVEAFRVGALPFNGIMETVTRVVQEHGTPATGTSLTVSDVLEAETWARTRARELAAQTAEARA, from the coding sequence ATGAGTGACAGTCCAGCCCCTCGAGGGCGCGGGCCGGAAGCCCCGTCTGCCCCGCGACGCCATGCACGCGTCCTCGCCGACCCCCACCTTGTCTACGACCCCGTGGCGGGTGACGGTCCCAAGGACGTGGTGATCCTCGGTTCCACCGGCTCGATCGGCACGCAGGCCATCGATCTCGTGCTGCGCAACCCGGACCGCTTCCGGGTCACCGCGCTGTCCGCCAACGGCGGCCGGGTCTCCCTGCTCGCCGAGCAGGCCCACCGGCTCCGGGTGCGGACCGTCGCGGTCGCCCGCGAGGACGTCGTACCGGCGCTGCGGGAGTCCCTCCAGGCCCGGTACGGCACCGGCGAACCGCTACCCGAGATCCTGGCCGGCCCCGACGCGGCCACCCAGGTCGCCGCCTCCGACTGCCACACCGTCCTCAACGGCATCACCGGCTCGATCGGCCTCGCCCCGACCCTCGCCGCCCTGGAGGCGGGCCGCACCCTCGCGCTCGCCAACAAGGAGTCGCTCATCGTCGGCGGCCCGCTGGTCAAGGCGCTCGCCGAGCCCGGGCAGATCATCCCGGTCGACTCCGAGCACGCGGCGCTGTTCCAGGCGCTGGCGTCCGGGACGCGGGCCGACGTGCGGAAACTGGTCGTCACGGCGTCCGGCGGCCCGTTCCGCGGCCGTACCAAGGAAGAACTGGCGCACGTCAGCGTCGAGGACGCCCTCGCCCACCCCACCTGGGCCATGGGGCCGGTCATCACCATCAACTCCGCGACCCTCGTCAACAAGGGCCTGGAAGTCATCGAGGCACACCTCCTCTACGACATTCCCTTCGACCGCATTGAGGTCGTCGTGCATCCCCAGTCGTATGTCCACTCGATGGTTGAGTTCACGGACGGATCGACAATCGCCCAGGCGACGCCCCCTGACATGCGCGGGCCCATCGCCATCGGCCTCGGCTGGCCCGAGCGCGTCCCCGACGCGGCCCCCGCCTTCGACTGGAGCAAGGCGTCGACGTGGGAGTTCTTCCCGCTCGACAACGACGCGTTTCCTTCGGTCAACCTTGCGAGGCACGTGGGGGAGCTCGCGGGCACGGCCCCGGCGGTGTTCAATGCCGCCAACGAGGAGTGCGTGGAGGCGTTTAGGGTCGGCGCACTGCCCTTCAACGGGATCATGGAGACCGTGACACGCGTCGTGCAGGAACACGGCACGCCGGCCACGGGAACCTCACTCACCGTGTCGGACGTCCTCGAAGCGGAGACCTGGGCCCGCACCCGGGCCCGGGAACTGGCGGCACAGACGGCGGAGGCCCGTGCATGA
- a CDS encoding acyl-CoA dehydrogenase family protein, with amino-acid sequence MSAPSSKPTVSEREAREVAEAAREQEWRKPSFAKELFLGRFRLDLVHPHPMPSTEAAQRGEEFLAKLRDFCETKVDGALIEREARIPDEVINGLKELGALGMKIDTKYGGLGLTQVYYNKALALAGSASPAIGVLLSAHQSIGVPQPLKLFGTAEQKEAFLPRCARTDISAFLLTEPDVGSDPARLATSAVPDGDDYVLDGVKLWTTNGVVADLLVVMARVPKSEDHRGGITAFVVETNSPGITVENRNAFMGLRGIENGVTRFHQVRVPAANRIGPEGAGLKIALTTLNTGRLSLPASCVAAGKWCLKIAREWSAAREQWGKPLAHHEAVGSKISFIAATTFALEAVTDLASQMADEDRNDIRIEGALAKLFASEQAWLMADELVQIRGGRGFETAASLAARGERAVPAEQVLRDLRINRIFEGSTEIMHLLIAREAVDAHLSVAGDLIDPEKSLTDKAKAGANAGVFYAKWLPKLVAGQGQLPYSYGEFKREVDLSHHLRYVERTARKLARSTFYAMSRWQGRMETKQGFLGRIVDIGAELFAMSAVCVRAELLRTTEDHGREAYQLADTFCHQSRIRIEELFGRLWTNTDDLDRKVVKGVMSGTYVWLEDGIVDPSGEGPWIADATPGPSEKENVHRPIS; translated from the coding sequence ATGTCCGCCCCATCCAGCAAACCCACCGTCTCCGAACGCGAGGCCCGCGAGGTCGCGGAGGCGGCCCGGGAACAGGAATGGCGCAAGCCCAGCTTCGCCAAGGAACTGTTCCTGGGCCGCTTCCGGCTCGACCTGGTCCATCCGCACCCCATGCCCTCCACGGAGGCCGCCCAGCGCGGCGAGGAGTTCCTCGCCAAACTCCGCGACTTCTGCGAGACCAAGGTGGACGGCGCCCTCATCGAGCGCGAGGCCCGCATCCCCGACGAGGTGATCAACGGCCTCAAGGAACTCGGCGCGCTCGGCATGAAGATCGACACCAAGTACGGCGGGCTGGGCCTCACCCAGGTGTACTACAACAAGGCGCTGGCGCTGGCAGGCTCCGCCTCCCCGGCGATCGGCGTGCTGCTCTCCGCCCATCAGTCGATCGGCGTACCCCAGCCGCTGAAGCTGTTCGGCACGGCCGAGCAGAAGGAGGCGTTCCTGCCCCGGTGCGCCCGCACCGACATCAGTGCCTTCCTCCTCACCGAGCCGGACGTCGGCTCCGACCCGGCCCGGCTGGCCACGTCCGCCGTACCGGACGGCGACGACTACGTCCTCGACGGAGTGAAGCTGTGGACGACCAACGGCGTGGTCGCCGACCTCCTCGTCGTCATGGCCCGGGTGCCGAAGTCCGAGGACCACAGAGGCGGCATCACCGCGTTCGTCGTCGAGACCAACTCGCCCGGTATCACCGTCGAGAACCGCAACGCCTTCATGGGCCTGCGCGGCATCGAGAACGGCGTCACCCGCTTCCACCAGGTCCGCGTCCCCGCGGCCAACCGCATCGGCCCCGAGGGCGCGGGGTTGAAGATCGCGCTCACCACCCTCAACACCGGCCGGCTCTCCCTCCCCGCCTCCTGTGTGGCGGCCGGCAAGTGGTGCCTGAAGATCGCCCGTGAGTGGTCGGCGGCCCGCGAGCAGTGGGGCAAGCCCCTCGCTCACCACGAAGCCGTCGGCTCGAAGATCAGCTTCATCGCGGCCACCACCTTCGCCCTGGAGGCGGTCACCGACCTCGCCAGCCAGATGGCCGACGAGGACCGCAACGACATCCGCATCGAGGGCGCCCTGGCCAAGCTGTTCGCCTCGGAACAGGCGTGGCTGATGGCCGACGAACTCGTCCAGATCCGCGGCGGCCGAGGCTTCGAGACGGCCGCGTCCCTGGCCGCCCGCGGCGAACGCGCGGTCCCGGCGGAACAAGTCCTCCGCGACCTCCGCATCAACCGCATCTTCGAGGGCTCGACCGAGATCATGCACCTGCTGATCGCCCGCGAGGCGGTCGACGCCCACCTCTCGGTCGCCGGCGACCTGATCGACCCGGAGAAGTCCCTCACCGACAAGGCCAAGGCCGGTGCCAACGCGGGCGTGTTTTACGCCAAGTGGCTCCCGAAGCTGGTCGCGGGCCAGGGGCAGCTCCCCTACTCCTACGGCGAGTTCAAGCGAGAGGTCGACCTCTCCCACCACCTCCGCTACGTCGAACGCACGGCCCGCAAACTCGCCCGCTCCACCTTCTACGCCATGTCCCGCTGGCAGGGCCGCATGGAGACCAAGCAGGGCTTCCTCGGCCGGATCGTCGACATCGGCGCGGAACTGTTCGCGATGAGCGCCGTCTGCGTCCGGGCCGAACTCCTGCGCACCACCGAGGACCACGGCCGCGAGGCCTACCAACTCGCGGACACCTTCTGCCACCAGTCCCGCATCCGGATCGAGGAACTCTTCGGCCGCCTGTGGACCAACACCGACGACCTGGACCGCAAGGTCGTCAAGGGCGTCATGTCCGGCACCTACGTATGGCTGGAGGACGGCATCGTCGACCCCTCGGGCGAGGGCCCCTGGATCGCCGACGCCACACCGGGCCCCAGCGAGAAGGAGAACGTCCACCGCCCGATCAGCTGA
- a CDS encoding GH12 family glycosyl hydrolase domain-containing protein, whose amino-acid sequence MQHRRPRFSKKAKTLLSGTVALAAAVGVTVAQADESSKKCTAFDTITLGKYYVNNNLWNEGKYTGSQCVWSNSQSGSTISWGTNYSLANSATGRDYDVKSYASTVLGWHWGWKTDKAATQLPVRVGDRKPVRTSWEFTVSADPGTMNVAYDLWLHNKSTADWQDQPTDEIMIWLNRQGGAGPLGTKYGSVSLGGSMWDIYQGDIGWKVYSFVRRTNTTKASLNLDDFTQALVRRKLLSNDKYVSGIESGTEVFKGTGRLDTKSYSVNIG is encoded by the coding sequence ATGCAGCACCGCCGCCCCCGCTTCTCCAAGAAGGCGAAGACCCTGCTCTCCGGCACGGTCGCGCTCGCCGCAGCCGTCGGCGTCACCGTCGCGCAGGCTGACGAGTCGAGCAAGAAGTGCACGGCGTTCGACACGATCACGCTCGGCAAGTACTACGTGAACAACAACCTCTGGAACGAGGGGAAGTACACCGGATCCCAGTGCGTGTGGTCCAACTCCCAGTCTGGGTCGACCATTTCATGGGGCACGAACTACAGCCTCGCCAACAGCGCCACGGGCCGGGACTACGACGTGAAGTCGTACGCCTCCACCGTGCTCGGCTGGCACTGGGGCTGGAAGACCGACAAGGCCGCGACCCAGCTGCCCGTCCGGGTCGGCGACCGCAAGCCGGTGAGGACCAGCTGGGAGTTCACGGTCAGCGCCGACCCCGGCACCATGAACGTCGCGTACGACCTGTGGCTGCACAACAAGAGCACCGCCGACTGGCAGGACCAGCCCACCGACGAGATCATGATCTGGCTCAACCGTCAGGGCGGCGCCGGACCGCTCGGCACCAAGTACGGCAGCGTCAGCCTCGGCGGCTCCATGTGGGACATCTACCAGGGCGACATCGGCTGGAAGGTGTACTCCTTCGTCCGCCGGACCAACACCACCAAGGCCTCCCTCAACCTGGACGACTTCACCCAGGCACTCGTCCGGCGCAAGCTGCTCAGCAACGACAAGTACGTCTCCGGCATCGAGTCCGGCACCGAGGTGTTCAAGGGCACCGGACGCCTGGACACGAAGTCCTACTCCGTCAACATCGGCTGA
- a CDS encoding LacI family DNA-binding transcriptional regulator → MVTLAEVAQHAGVSASTVSYVLSGKRSISTTTRQRVEQSIRELGYHPNAGARALASSRSNIIALMVPLRTDMYVPVMMEIAIAVATTARTHGYDVLLLTGEEGPDAVRRVTGSGLADAMILMDVELDDERLPLLRGTDQPAVLIGLPADTSGLTCVDLDFRATGALCVEHLAMLGHRDIAVIGEAPAVYERHTGFAERTLDGLRTRAQELGVRLLHRPCEGGYDAMAVTLARILDERPGTTGFVVQNESAVEPLLALLRQQGRAVPEDVSVVAVCPDQVATQASVRLTSVAIPAQEMGRHAVERLVAKLDGRGSDEVVLISPELTVRASTGPVPA, encoded by the coding sequence ATGGTCACCCTCGCCGAGGTCGCCCAGCACGCCGGAGTGTCGGCGAGCACGGTGAGCTATGTCCTCAGTGGCAAGCGGTCCATCTCCACGACCACCCGGCAGCGGGTCGAGCAGAGCATCCGTGAACTCGGCTACCACCCGAACGCGGGCGCCCGCGCCCTGGCCAGCAGCAGGTCCAACATCATCGCGCTGATGGTGCCGCTGCGTACGGACATGTACGTGCCGGTGATGATGGAGATCGCCATCGCGGTCGCCACCACCGCCCGGACGCACGGGTACGACGTCCTGCTGCTCACGGGTGAGGAGGGACCGGACGCGGTGCGCCGCGTCACCGGCAGCGGGCTCGCCGACGCGATGATCCTGATGGACGTCGAACTCGACGACGAGCGGCTGCCGTTGCTGCGCGGCACCGACCAGCCCGCCGTGCTCATCGGCCTCCCCGCCGACACCTCCGGGCTGACCTGCGTCGACCTCGACTTCCGGGCGACCGGCGCGCTGTGTGTCGAGCACCTCGCGATGCTCGGCCACCGCGACATCGCTGTCATCGGCGAGGCCCCCGCGGTCTACGAACGGCACACCGGTTTCGCCGAGCGCACACTGGACGGACTGCGCACCCGGGCCCAGGAGTTGGGCGTACGACTGCTGCACCGGCCGTGCGAGGGCGGGTACGACGCGATGGCCGTCACGCTCGCCCGCATCCTCGACGAGCGCCCCGGCACCACGGGGTTCGTCGTGCAGAACGAGTCGGCGGTCGAGCCGTTGCTCGCCCTGCTGCGCCAGCAGGGCCGCGCGGTGCCCGAGGACGTCTCGGTCGTCGCGGTCTGCCCCGACCAGGTGGCCACTCAGGCCTCGGTGCGGCTGACCTCGGTCGCCATCCCCGCACAGGAGATGGGCCGCCATGCGGTGGAGCGTCTGGTGGCCAAGCTGGACGGCCGCGGCAGCGACGAAGTCGTGCTGATCTCCCCCGAGTTGACGGTCCGGGCGAGCACAGGCCCCGTACCGGCGTAA